TTCAACGCTCAGATGGGGCGTGATCGCTAAGGGTTTGATAGTTAGAGTTTAACTCAATTCTGTATGACATCACCCGCCGCGTATACGCCGGGCACGCTGGTTTCCTGCCCAGGATTCACGGTGATGCTGAATTCTGTAGCCTCGCAGCCGAGCTGCTGTGCCAAGTCCGCATTCAGCACCCGCTCACCATGTGCGTAGAGCACTGAACGCTCGCTGGTGCGGCCATCGGCAAAGGTCAACTGGACGCCGGACGCGGTGCCCTTGACTTCCACCAACGGCGCGTCGATCAGCGTGATGCCGCGGTCGTGCAGCAGCTGCCGATGCACGGCATTCAGGTCCGGGGTGGTATCGCTACACACCAGGAGATCTGGACTGATCTTCTGGTGGTACAGCAGTGTTTGCACATGATCGGCGTTCAAGCCGGGCTGATACAGGGCAATCGGTCCCCCTTGGACTTCCCAGCCGTAGCAGTACGGGCAATGATGGACGCCCCTCCCCCACTCTTCTCGGAGGCCGGGAATGTTCTCAGGCAGGACATCCCGCACGCCGGTGGCGAGGATGATCTTGCGTGCCTGCACCGTCTCGCCGTTTTCAAGCGTAGCGATGAAGGCGGTGTTCTGCCCGGTGAGCTGCACCACACGGCTGTTGAGGCGGGGAACGTCGTAGCGGTCGAGTTCGGCCTGGGCCATGTCGAGGAACTCGGTGGGTGGGGTCCCGTCGCGCGTCAGCACACCATGGGGGTGGAGGGAGGGGGCATGGCGGCTAGGGCCAGCGCTGCAGACGATGCCGCGTTTCATGCCGCGGGCGGTGTAGAGCGCGGCACTGAGCCCGGCGAAGCCACCCCCGATGATCAGCATGTCGTACTGGGACGAAGTCATGGAGGGCAGTGTGCCGATCCAACGGTGTAGCGTCTGCGTGGGCCAGGCGTGGGTTAGGTGCGCCGAGGTGGCGTTGGGGTGAACCAGTCGGTGATGAGGGGTGGGGGCACGCTGGTATCGAGCGGTGTTGAGGCTGTGGTGGGGGTGGGGACACTCGGACGGTGGGTGGCTTGCCAGGGCCACAGCCGCTGGATGAGTTTTTCTGACATCGCGCCTCCTTTATGGAGTCTTTATGATACGACGTTCGAAGATTCCCGCTGTGCCATTCCGACATTTGCTCTGATCCGTCTCCACGCCACTGTTTTTGCACTCTCCCGACGATCTTCAAGAATGAGAACTCTCAATCGCCAGCCGCTCTCAGCATGTCATCATGAGCCATGCCGCGC
The DNA window shown above is from Deinococcus ruber and carries:
- a CDS encoding NAD(P)/FAD-dependent oxidoreductase translates to MTSSQYDMLIIGGGFAGLSAALYTARGMKRGIVCSAGPSRHAPSLHPHGVLTRDGTPPTEFLDMAQAELDRYDVPRLNSRVVQLTGQNTAFIATLENGETVQARKIILATGVRDVLPENIPGLREEWGRGVHHCPYCYGWEVQGGPIALYQPGLNADHVQTLLYHQKISPDLLVCSDTTPDLNAVHRQLLHDRGITLIDAPLVEVKGTASGVQLTFADGRTSERSVLYAHGERVLNADLAQQLGCEATEFSITVNPGQETSVPGVYAAGDVIQN